One window of Aliarcobacter lanthieri genomic DNA carries:
- the aroC gene encoding chorismate synthase, which translates to MNTFGHRFRFTTFGESHGKALGCIVDGVPAGIRIDENFIQEEMNRRKPGQNKYATARKEGDVVEILSGVFEGISTGTSIAMIIFNENQKSSDYSNIKDLFRPGHADFSYFNKYGIRDYRGGGRSSARETAARVAAGAIAKLLLRELNIDIRSGICEINGIKASSFNFEYVKDSEIFALDVTVEENQKKAILEAKNSHNSVGGVALINVKNTPIGLGEPIYYKLDSQIANAMMSINAVKAVEIGDGILASKVLGYDNNDQILKTGFKTNHSGGILGGISNGDDINVKVYFKATPSIFIEQDTIDIHGNEVSCKLKGRHDPCVAVRGSVVAESMMALVLADMLLLNLSSKVENIKKVYSK; encoded by the coding sequence TTGAATACTTTTGGACATAGATTTAGGTTTACAACTTTTGGAGAATCTCATGGTAAAGCATTAGGTTGTATAGTTGATGGTGTTCCTGCTGGAATAAGAATTGATGAAAATTTTATTCAAGAAGAGATGAATAGAAGAAAACCTGGACAAAATAAATATGCAACTGCTAGAAAAGAAGGTGATGTTGTAGAAATATTAAGTGGAGTTTTTGAAGGTATTTCAACAGGAACAAGTATAGCTATGATAATTTTTAATGAAAATCAAAAAAGTAGTGATTATTCAAATATAAAAGATTTATTTCGTCCAGGTCATGCTGATTTTAGCTATTTTAACAAATATGGAATTAGAGATTACAGAGGTGGAGGAAGAAGCTCTGCTCGTGAAACAGCTGCTAGAGTTGCAGCTGGTGCAATTGCAAAACTACTTTTAAGAGAATTAAATATTGATATAAGAAGTGGAATTTGTGAAATAAATGGTATTAAAGCTTCTTCTTTTAATTTTGAATATGTAAAAGATTCTGAAATTTTTGCTTTAGATGTAACTGTAGAAGAAAATCAAAAAAAGGCTATTCTAGAAGCTAAGAATTCACACAATAGTGTAGGAGGAGTAGCTCTAATAAATGTAAAAAATACTCCAATAGGATTAGGTGAACCAATATATTATAAACTAGATAGTCAAATAGCAAATGCTATGATGAGTATAAATGCTGTTAAAGCAGTTGAAATTGGTGATGGAATCTTAGCCTCAAAAGTTTTAGGATATGACAATAATGACCAAATACTAAAAACTGGATTTAAAACAAATCATAGTGGTGGGATACTTGGTGGTATTTCAAATGGTGATGATATAAATGTAAAAGTATATTTTAAAGCAACTCCATCTATATTTATAGAACAAGATACTATTGATATTCATGGTAATGAAGTATCTTGCAAACTAAAAGGAAGACATGATCCTTGCGTAGCAGTAAGAGGTTCAGTAGTTGCTGAATCTATGATGGCTTTAGTACTAGCTGATATGCTACTCTTAAATTTATCTTCAAAAGTAGAAAATATTAAAAAAGTTTATTCTAAATAA
- the ppk2 gene encoding polyphosphate kinase 2, which yields MGFDKYYDKNLINQAMMSFDEFREKLGSGNGSFISELHSKFMYRTKDEFLKPYQVELIKLQEHLEKHNQKMIILMEGRDASGKGGAIRRITRYMNEKHYRVVALGKPSDVQKTQWYYQRYVEQFPSGGEIVIFDRSWYNRAMVEPVFGFCTQKEYEVFMRSVPIFEEDLIEHGFKFLKIYLSVTKEEQARRFAEREENPLKQWKLSEIDLQMQSRWEEFTQKKYDMLKYTNTEKSPWTIIRSDSKFLARLNSIKVILNSVDYEGRDERLDFSVDKDIVITAEKELEIMDMKRKAGIQEGLI from the coding sequence ATGGGATTTGATAAATACTATGATAAAAATTTAATAAATCAAGCAATGATGAGTTTTGATGAATTTAGAGAAAAATTAGGGTCTGGAAATGGAAGTTTTATTAGTGAATTGCACTCAAAATTTATGTATAGAACAAAAGATGAATTTTTAAAACCATATCAAGTTGAGTTGATAAAACTTCAAGAGCATCTTGAAAAACATAATCAAAAGATGATAATTCTTATGGAAGGAAGAGATGCTTCTGGTAAAGGTGGAGCAATACGAAGAATTACAAGATATATGAATGAAAAACATTATAGAGTTGTAGCACTTGGAAAACCTTCTGATGTACAAAAAACACAATGGTATTATCAAAGATATGTTGAGCAGTTTCCATCTGGAGGAGAGATAGTTATTTTTGATAGAAGTTGGTATAACCGAGCTATGGTTGAACCAGTTTTTGGTTTTTGTACTCAAAAAGAATATGAAGTATTTATGAGAAGTGTTCCTATATTTGAAGAAGACTTAATTGAACATGGATTTAAATTTTTAAAAATTTATTTATCTGTTACAAAAGAAGAACAAGCTAGAAGATTTGCTGAAAGAGAAGAAAATCCTCTAAAACAATGGAAATTAAGTGAAATTGATTTACAAATGCAGAGTCGTTGGGAAGAATTTACACAAAAAAAATATGATATGTTAAAATATACAAATACTGAAAAATCACCATGGACAATAATAAGAAGTGATAGTAAGTTTTTAGCTAGACTTAACTCTATTAAAGTTATTTTAAACTCTGTTGATTATGAAGGAAGAGATGAAAGATTAGATTTTTCTGTTGATAAAGATATTGTAATTACTGCTGAAAAAGAGTTAGAAATTATGGATATGAAAAGAAAAGCGGGGATACAAGAGGGCTTAATATAA
- a CDS encoding MTH1187 family thiamine-binding protein, producing MSVLMSLAMFPTNTTGSKSKEVSEILNIIKDSGLKYQLTSMCTIVEAETLKELLDLVNLCYLKLEKLGCDRVYAVVNFDIRTNGENRIESKISSVEKHIGIVSK from the coding sequence ATGTCAGTTTTAATGAGTTTAGCAATGTTTCCTACAAATACTACTGGAAGCAAAAGTAAAGAAGTTAGTGAAATATTAAATATAATTAAAGATAGTGGTTTAAAGTATCAATTAACTTCTATGTGTACGATTGTTGAAGCAGAAACTTTAAAAGAACTTCTAGATTTGGTAAATTTATGTTATTTAAAACTTGAAAAGTTAGGTTGTGATAGAGTTTATGCTGTTGTCAATTTTGATATAAGAACAAATGGTGAAAATAGAATAGAAAGTAAAATAAGCTCTGTTGAAAAACATATAGGAATAGTTTCAAAATAG
- the msrA gene encoding peptide-methionine (S)-S-oxide reductase MsrA, protein MEFSKAYFAAGCFWGVEYFFQKVNGVRSVISGYMGGFIENPTYEIVCSGFSGHIETVEVVFDDSIVDYKTLVKLFFEIHDFTQTNGQGPDIGSQYLSAIFYCDENQKKISENLMNELKKKGYTVATNLYSVVTFYKAEEYHQNYYDRHNKMPYCHSIKKIF, encoded by the coding sequence ATGGAGTTTTCTAAAGCATATTTTGCCGCTGGTTGTTTCTGGGGAGTTGAGTATTTCTTTCAAAAAGTAAATGGAGTAAGAAGCGTAATTTCTGGATATATGGGTGGATTTATAGAAAATCCTACTTATGAGATAGTTTGTAGTGGATTTAGTGGGCATATCGAAACAGTAGAAGTTGTATTTGATGATAGTATTGTAGATTATAAAACTTTAGTAAAGTTATTCTTTGAAATTCATGATTTTACCCAAACAAATGGGCAAGGACCTGATATAGGAAGTCAATATTTAAGTGCTATTTTTTATTGTGATGAAAATCAGAAAAAAATATCTGAAAATTTAATGAATGAATTGAAGAAAAAAGGCTATACAGTAGCTACAAATTTATATTCAGTGGTTACTTTTTATAAAGCAGAAGAATATCATCAAAATTACTATGACAGGCATAATAAAATGCCTTATTGTCATAGTATAAAAAAAATATTTTAA
- a CDS encoding SEL1-like repeat protein — translation MFKKLILCLGLFATLLFGETFEDGLDAYQKGDFKISFNIWQDLASKGDALSQNYLGYMYEKGIGVKQDYKKAIEWYEKAANQGYEHAQFTLGLMYGNGQGVNKDYKKAKEFYEKAANQGLQEAQFYLAMMYEEGQGINKDYKKAIEWYEKSANQGFVVSQFNLGYMYENGQGVNKDYKKAIEWYEKAVAQGFSTAYNNIGYMYERGQGVKEDYKKAKELYEKAANEGIVEAQNNLGLLYENGKGVSQDKKIAKAWFAKACKSGYQDSCYNYKILDQQGY, via the coding sequence ATGTTTAAAAAACTAATACTTTGCTTAGGACTTTTTGCTACTTTATTATTTGGAGAAACTTTTGAAGATGGCTTAGATGCTTATCAAAAAGGTGATTTTAAGATATCTTTTAATATTTGGCAAGATTTAGCTTCAAAAGGAGATGCCCTCTCTCAAAATTATCTTGGTTATATGTATGAAAAAGGTATAGGAGTAAAACAAGATTATAAAAAAGCTATTGAATGGTATGAAAAAGCAGCAAATCAAGGATATGAACATGCTCAATTTACTCTAGGGCTTATGTATGGAAATGGACAAGGTGTAAACAAAGATTATAAAAAAGCTAAAGAATTTTATGAAAAAGCAGCAAATCAAGGACTTCAAGAAGCTCAATTTTATCTTGCTATGATGTATGAAGAAGGACAGGGTATAAACAAAGATTATAAAAAAGCTATTGAATGGTATGAAAAATCAGCAAATCAAGGATTTGTAGTATCTCAATTTAATCTTGGTTATATGTATGAAAATGGACAAGGTGTAAACAAAGATTATAAAAAAGCTATTGAATGGTATGAAAAAGCAGTAGCACAAGGATTCTCAACTGCTTACAATAATATTGGTTATATGTATGAAAGAGGACAAGGTGTAAAAGAAGATTATAAAAAAGCTAAAGAGTTATATGAAAAAGCTGCAAATGAAGGCATTGTAGAAGCTCAAAATAATCTTGGACTTTTGTATGAAAATGGTAAAGGTGTCAGTCAAGATAAGAAAATAGCAAAAGCATGGTTTGCAAAAGCTTGTAAGAGTGGATATCAAGATAGTTGTTATAATTATAAAATATTAGATCAACAAGGGTATTAA
- a CDS encoding methionine-R-sulfoxide reductase, producing MKYNELNEIEKYVIEQKGTEYPNSGVYNDFFEKGIYFCKKCDAPLYKSDDKFKSDCGWASFDDDITEAVEKRPDIDGIRTEIVCATCGGHLGHIFEGEEFTQKNVRHCVNSVSLNFVKE from the coding sequence ATGAAATATAATGAATTAAATGAAATTGAGAAATATGTTATAGAACAAAAGGGTACAGAATACCCAAATAGTGGAGTTTATAATGATTTCTTTGAAAAAGGAATCTATTTTTGTAAGAAATGTGATGCTCCTTTATATAAAAGTGATGATAAGTTTAAATCAGATTGTGGTTGGGCAAGTTTTGATGATGATATTACAGAAGCTGTAGAAAAAAGACCTGATATTGATGGTATTAGAACAGAAATAGTGTGTGCTACTTGTGGTGGACATTTAGGACATATTTTTGAAGGAGAAGAATTTACTCAAAAAAATGTTAGGCATTGTGTAAACTCAGTATCTTTAAATTTTGTTAAAGAATAA
- a CDS encoding DsrE family protein: protein MKENLLIVWTNGDLDTANKFPLLYSSVILDREYWKSAHLMLWGPSILLVKDYKYIQDKIRQIQETGVKMSACVVCVDDYGAREVLESLNIEVSHTGEFLTQALKDETYSVLTI, encoded by the coding sequence ATGAAAGAAAATTTACTTATAGTTTGGACAAATGGGGATTTAGATACAGCAAATAAATTTCCACTTCTATATTCAAGTGTAATTTTAGATAGAGAATATTGGAAAAGTGCACATTTAATGCTTTGGGGACCATCAATTTTACTTGTAAAAGATTATAAATATATTCAAGATAAAATAAGACAAATTCAAGAGACTGGTGTAAAGATGAGTGCTTGTGTAGTTTGTGTTGATGACTATGGAGCAAGAGAAGTTTTAGAAAGTTTAAATATTGAAGTATCTCATACTGGTGAGTTTTTAACACAAGCTTTAAAAGATGAAACTTATTCAGTTCTTACTATCTAA
- a CDS encoding NUDIX hydrolase yields the protein MKKIKLSSLKSKLPKYPNVLGRDRFFNSAILIPILKYKGEYHLLFQKRAKHIRQGGDICFPGGGFDSTKDKNYKDTVYRELYEELGIEKKDIEIFGQLDSYFTSIGVIIEPFIGKIRKKSIKNMKIDKNEVEKVLLIPLKFFENTKAEVYTLKNQVVPYEIDENGKKIEYFPTKSLGLPKTYHEPWGNKDYKVWVYKWKNEVIWGITAFLIKEFLKKFR from the coding sequence ATGAAAAAGATTAAACTTAGTTCTTTAAAATCAAAACTTCCAAAGTATCCAAATGTTTTGGGAAGAGATAGATTTTTTAATAGTGCTATATTAATTCCTATTTTAAAATATAAGGGAGAATATCATCTTCTTTTCCAAAAAAGAGCAAAACATATAAGACAAGGTGGGGATATATGTTTTCCTGGTGGAGGCTTTGATAGTACAAAAGATAAAAACTATAAGGATACAGTATATAGAGAACTTTATGAAGAGCTAGGAATTGAAAAAAAAGATATCGAGATTTTTGGTCAATTAGATAGTTACTTTACTTCCATTGGAGTTATAATAGAACCATTTATTGGTAAAATTAGAAAAAAATCTATAAAGAATATGAAAATAGATAAAAATGAAGTTGAAAAAGTTTTACTAATCCCTTTAAAATTTTTTGAAAATACAAAAGCGGAAGTATATACATTAAAAAATCAAGTGGTTCCATATGAGATAGATGAAAATGGAAAAAAGATAGAATATTTTCCTACAAAAAGCTTAGGTTTACCAAAAACATACCATGAGCCTTGGGGAAATAAAGATTATAAGGTTTGGGTATATAAATGGAAAAATGAAGTAATATGGGGAATTACTGCATTTTTAATAAAAGAATTTCTAAAAAAATTTAGATAG
- the bioA gene encoding adenosylmethionine--8-amino-7-oxononanoate transaminase, whose amino-acid sequence MNYLEIDKHHTWHPYNSLPSKSPIWAVKKTKKCKIYLEDGTKLVDGMSSWWSAIHGYNNKKLNKALEKQSKIMPHIMFGGLTHKPAALLTKKLVDLTGLNSVFLCDSGSVGVEVALKTSILYQKAKGKDKFKFLALKNAYHGDTLGAMSVCDKDNSMHSLYGDYLSENIFIETPNLGFESDFNESLKDLEKKLELNHEKIAGFILEPVVQGAGGMRIYNPKYLEKVRELCTKYDILMILDEIATGFGHTGKMFAFQHTNIKPDIIIVGKGLTGGYITMAAMITTKNISDTISNSDIGVLMHGPTFMANPLACSVANASIDLLLNSSWKKRVLKIEKVFKNELEKIKYSKIVRDVRNIGAIGVIELKDDIYSSQLQDFCVKNGVWLRPFGKLFYSIVAYTISKKDLLKITNTMIEAINYIESNYEKD is encoded by the coding sequence TTGAATTATTTAGAAATAGATAAACATCATACTTGGCATCCATATAACTCTTTACCTTCTAAAAGCCCTATTTGGGCTGTAAAAAAAACAAAAAAATGTAAGATTTATTTAGAAGATGGAACAAAACTTGTTGATGGTATGAGTTCATGGTGGAGTGCAATACATGGATATAATAATAAGAAATTAAATAAAGCTTTAGAAAAACAATCTAAAATTATGCCACATATAATGTTTGGTGGTTTGACTCATAAACCAGCTGCACTTTTGACTAAAAAATTAGTTGATTTAACTGGTTTAAATTCAGTTTTTTTATGTGATAGTGGATCAGTAGGAGTAGAAGTCGCTTTAAAGACTTCTATTTTATATCAAAAAGCTAAAGGTAAAGATAAGTTTAAATTCTTAGCTTTAAAAAATGCTTATCATGGTGATACATTAGGTGCTATGAGTGTTTGTGATAAAGATAACTCTATGCATAGCTTATATGGGGATTATTTAAGTGAAAATATTTTTATTGAAACTCCAAATTTAGGTTTTGAATCAGATTTTAATGAATCTTTAAAAGATTTAGAAAAAAAATTAGAACTTAATCATGAAAAGATTGCAGGATTTATTTTAGAGCCAGTTGTTCAAGGAGCTGGAGGGATGCGAATATATAATCCAAAATATTTAGAAAAAGTAAGAGAACTTTGTACTAAATATGATATTTTAATGATTTTAGATGAAATTGCAACTGGTTTTGGACATACAGGAAAAATGTTTGCATTTCAGCATACAAATATAAAGCCTGATATTATAATTGTTGGAAAAGGTTTAACTGGTGGATATATAACTATGGCTGCTATGATAACTACAAAAAACATAAGTGATACTATATCAAATAGTGATATTGGAGTTTTAATGCATGGACCAACATTTATGGCAAATCCATTAGCTTGTAGTGTTGCAAATGCTAGTATTGATTTACTTCTAAATTCTTCATGGAAAAAAAGAGTTTTAAAAATAGAAAAAGTCTTTAAAAATGAACTTGAGAAAATAAAATATAGTAAAATAGTACGAGATGTAAGAAATATTGGTGCTATTGGAGTAATAGAATTAAAAGATGATATTTATTCATCACAACTTCAAGATTTTTGTGTAAAAAATGGTGTTTGGCTTCGACCTTTTGGTAAGCTTTTTTATTCAATAGTTGCATATACAATTTCGAAAAAAGATTTATTAAAAATAACAAATACAATGATAGAAGCGATAAATTATATAGAAAGTAATTATGAAAAAGATTAA